A genomic segment from Thiomicrorhabdus aquaedulcis encodes:
- a CDS encoding aminoglycoside phosphotransferase family protein has translation MNERFQTMLAWLETLPQLAHCECSTPVAASSDASFRRYFRILVTSDNASTSYIIMDAPVQFEDCRPFMAVSAQLSQMGLQVPQVLAHDLIQGFLLLTDLGDITYLSVLKHASESQADALYQDALQALVQLQMRGGKVAGALPTYDGALLHREMDLFGDWLLHTHLEYSMSGLERTQWLAIKNFLENAARSQPQTYVHRDFHSRNLMVTEQNNPGILDFQDAVHGAFTYDAVSLLRDCYIAWPAEQVVEWQRGYFLNLCANNVFFKDEWAGFQKSMDLMGIQRHLKAAGIFARLSHRDGKDGYLNDIPQTLDYIVKVGAQYSEMRDLVTLLEKRVLTHTPFQLPSE, from the coding sequence ATGAATGAAAGATTTCAAACGATGTTGGCGTGGCTAGAAACCTTGCCGCAATTGGCGCACTGTGAGTGCTCAACCCCAGTCGCCGCATCGAGTGACGCTAGTTTTAGACGGTATTTTCGAATTTTGGTGACGTCCGACAACGCCTCAACCTCGTATATTATTATGGACGCACCGGTTCAATTTGAAGATTGTCGTCCTTTTATGGCCGTGTCGGCACAGCTGAGCCAAATGGGGTTGCAGGTGCCCCAAGTGTTGGCGCACGATTTAATTCAGGGGTTTTTGTTGTTAACCGATTTGGGTGACATCACTTATTTGTCGGTGCTTAAACACGCCAGCGAATCGCAAGCCGATGCATTGTATCAAGATGCTTTGCAAGCCTTGGTGCAGTTGCAAATGCGAGGTGGCAAGGTGGCCGGTGCTTTGCCCACATACGATGGCGCGCTGTTGCACCGTGAAATGGATTTGTTTGGCGATTGGTTGCTGCACACGCATTTAGAGTATTCAATGAGCGGGCTTGAGCGTACGCAGTGGTTGGCGATTAAAAACTTTTTAGAGAACGCCGCGCGCTCTCAGCCCCAAACGTATGTGCATCGTGATTTTCACAGTCGTAATTTAATGGTAACCGAACAGAATAATCCGGGAATATTAGATTTTCAGGATGCTGTGCATGGTGCATTTACCTACGACGCTGTGTCGTTATTACGCGACTGTTACATTGCTTGGCCGGCCGAACAAGTGGTGGAGTGGCAACGAGGTTATTTTTTAAATTTGTGTGCTAATAATGTGTTTTTTAAAGACGAATGGGCGGGGTTTCAAAAGTCGATGGATTTAATGGGCATACAGCGCCATTTAAAAGCGGCGGGTATTTTTGCTCGCTTGTCGCACCGTGATGGCAAAGACGGCTATTTAAACGATATTCCACAAACTTTAGACTACATTGTTAAAGTGGGTGCGCAGTATAGCGAGATGCGTGATTTGGTGACATTACTTGAAAAACGCGTGTTAACGCACACCCCTTTTCAGTTGCCCAGTGAATGA
- the murU gene encoding N-acetylmuramate alpha-1-phosphate uridylyltransferase MurU has product MQPTAPIKAMILAAGRGNRLRPLTDSLPKPLVPMCGKPLIEYHLEKLAHAGVNEVVINHAWLGQTIEHALGDGARWGLNIMYSPEPEGGLETAGGIINALPLLGNEPFLVINGDVFTDMPFKPLIDQAWSMQKALNSMDTSTACLAHLMLVPSPVFNPQGDFGLDAHSHVLAHGEYTFAGLSVLHPALFNAVPNDTQSRVIKLAPVLRNAMQSRQVTGQVYHGLWSDIGTLARLQAAETLWCGQ; this is encoded by the coding sequence ATGCAACCGACAGCCCCCATTAAAGCCATGATTTTAGCCGCTGGACGCGGTAATCGACTGCGCCCTTTAACCGATTCACTGCCCAAACCTTTGGTGCCAATGTGTGGCAAACCGTTAATTGAATATCACTTAGAAAAGCTAGCGCACGCAGGTGTTAACGAGGTGGTAATTAACCACGCCTGGTTGGGTCAAACGATAGAACACGCATTGGGTGACGGAGCGCGTTGGGGCTTAAATATTATGTATTCGCCCGAACCAGAAGGCGGGCTAGAAACGGCCGGGGGTATTATTAATGCGTTGCCCTTGTTGGGCAACGAGCCATTTTTAGTAATAAACGGCGATGTATTTACCGACATGCCGTTTAAACCCTTAATTGACCAGGCCTGGTCAATGCAAAAAGCGCTTAATTCCATGGATACATCGACCGCGTGTTTGGCGCATCTTATGTTAGTGCCCAGCCCAGTGTTTAATCCCCAAGGCGATTTTGGCTTAGATGCACATTCGCATGTACTCGCCCATGGTGAGTATACGTTTGCTGGTTTAAGCGTGCTGCACCCTGCGTTGTTTAATGCCGTGCCCAACGACACTCAATCTAGAGTTATTAAACTTGCGCCGGTGTTGCGCAATGCCATGCAAAGCCGCCAAGTAACCGGGCAGGTGTACCATGGTTTATGGTCGGATATTGGCACGCTTGCACGATTACAGGCCGCCGAAACTTTATGGTGTGGCCAATGA